A genomic segment from Nodularia sphaerocarpa UHCC 0038 encodes:
- the eno gene encoding phosphopyruvate hydratase, producing MTKFLDTAIDAIVAREILDSRGKPTIEAEVHLANGVVGLAQVPSGASTGTFEAHELRDGDKSRYGGKGVLKAVQNVNEVLAPKLLGLDALNQELLDRTMIALDGSGNKSNLGANAILAVSLAAAKAGAESLDIPLYRYLGGPLANLLPVPLMNVINGGAHASNNVDFQEFMIVPVGAPSFKEALRWGAEVFATLSKVLDEKGLLTGVGDEGGFAPNLESNQVALELLVAAIKQAGYKPGEEVALALDVAASEFYKDGQYVYDGKPHSPVEFIDYLAQLVDEYPIVSIEDGLHEEDWQSWQLLTEKVGSKVQLVGDDLFVTNATRLQKGIEQKAANSILIKLNQIGSLTETLETIDMATRNGFRSVISHRSGETEDTTIADLAVATRAGQIKTGSLCRSERVAKYNRLLRIEHELGDRAVYAGTVGLGPK from the coding sequence ATGACTAAATTTCTAGATACCGCTATTGATGCAATTGTCGCCCGCGAAATCCTGGACTCACGGGGTAAACCCACAATAGAAGCAGAAGTACATTTGGCTAATGGTGTTGTGGGACTAGCACAGGTTCCCAGTGGTGCATCTACTGGCACTTTTGAGGCGCATGAACTGCGGGATGGCGATAAAAGCCGTTATGGGGGTAAAGGGGTTCTCAAGGCGGTGCAGAACGTCAATGAGGTGTTAGCACCAAAGTTATTAGGTTTGGATGCTCTCAACCAAGAACTGTTAGACAGAACAATGATTGCTCTGGATGGTTCTGGGAATAAATCTAATTTGGGTGCAAATGCAATTTTGGCGGTTTCTCTCGCAGCAGCGAAAGCGGGGGCGGAATCTTTGGATATTCCCCTATATCGCTATTTGGGTGGACCTCTGGCGAATTTGTTACCAGTACCGTTAATGAATGTAATTAATGGTGGCGCACACGCTTCTAATAATGTGGATTTTCAAGAGTTTATGATTGTCCCTGTGGGCGCTCCTTCTTTTAAGGAAGCTTTGCGCTGGGGTGCGGAAGTCTTTGCGACTTTGAGCAAGGTTTTGGATGAAAAGGGTTTGCTGACTGGTGTGGGTGATGAAGGCGGTTTTGCGCCTAATTTAGAGTCTAATCAAGTGGCTTTGGAATTACTGGTAGCAGCGATTAAGCAAGCTGGTTACAAGCCTGGGGAAGAAGTGGCTTTAGCTTTGGATGTGGCTGCGAGTGAGTTTTACAAAGATGGACAGTATGTTTATGATGGTAAACCCCACTCTCCGGTTGAGTTTATTGATTACTTGGCTCAATTGGTTGACGAATATCCCATTGTATCCATTGAAGATGGTTTACATGAGGAAGATTGGCAAAGTTGGCAATTGCTGACTGAAAAGGTCGGTTCTAAGGTGCAGTTGGTGGGTGATGATTTGTTTGTGACTAATGCTACCCGCTTACAAAAGGGAATTGAACAAAAAGCCGCTAATTCGATTTTGATTAAACTCAATCAAATTGGTTCCCTGACTGAAACTTTGGAAACTATTGATATGGCTACCCGTAACGGTTTCCGTTCAGTTATTAGCCATCGTTCTGGTGAAACTGAGGATACCACTATTGCTGATTTGGCTGTGGCGACTCGTGCGGGTCAAATTAAGACTGGTTCTCTGTGTCGTAGTGAACGGGTAGCAAAATACAATCGCTTGCTGCGGATTGAACATGAATTAGGCGATCGCGCTGTTTATGCTGGTACTGTGGGTTTAGGACCTAAGTAG
- the argC gene encoding N-acetyl-gamma-glutamyl-phosphate reductase, with protein sequence MGDFRRVPVGIVGASGYGGVQLIRLLMEHPELEVVYLGGESSAGKSFGDLYPHLAHLVNLPIEAVDAEVIAHRCEVVFLSLPNGLACQIAPILCEKGCKVLDLSADYRFSDLTTYTNWYGTQRSDRTTAATAVYGLPELYRDRIAEAQLVGCAGCYPTASLLALSPLLKQGLIVPETAIIDAKSGTSGGGRQGKINLLLAEADNSLGAYGVGRHRHTPEIEQICSDLAGHEVKVQFTPHLIPMVRGILATVYATLRDPGLVRDDLITIFSAFYRHAPWVRICESGIYPQTKWACGSNLCYIGVEVDPRTGRVIVMSAIDNLIKGQAGQAIQCLNLMMGWDETLGLPKVGFYP encoded by the coding sequence ATGGGTGATTTTAGACGCGTACCAGTTGGAATTGTTGGCGCGTCAGGTTATGGCGGAGTGCAACTAATCAGATTACTGATGGAGCATCCAGAACTTGAAGTTGTTTATTTAGGCGGTGAGAGTAGTGCAGGTAAATCCTTTGGAGACCTCTACCCCCATCTGGCTCATCTGGTAAATTTGCCCATCGAAGCAGTAGATGCAGAAGTTATTGCTCACCGTTGTGAAGTAGTATTTCTCTCCCTCCCCAATGGTCTGGCTTGTCAAATTGCCCCGATATTGTGTGAAAAAGGCTGTAAAGTCCTGGATTTAAGTGCAGACTATCGATTTAGCGACTTGACAACATACACTAATTGGTATGGTACTCAAAGAAGCGATCGCACAACAGCCGCCACAGCAGTATATGGCTTACCGGAATTGTACCGCGATCGCATTGCCGAAGCCCAGTTAGTTGGCTGTGCTGGTTGTTATCCCACCGCCAGCCTTTTAGCCCTTTCCCCCCTGCTCAAACAAGGCTTAATCGTCCCCGAAACCGCCATTATCGATGCCAAATCAGGCACATCAGGCGGCGGTAGACAAGGCAAAATTAACTTATTATTAGCAGAAGCTGATAACTCATTAGGAGCTTATGGTGTAGGTCGTCACCGTCACACCCCAGAAATTGAGCAGATTTGTAGTGATTTAGCCGGACACGAAGTCAAAGTTCAATTTACCCCTCATCTGATTCCAATGGTGCGGGGCATTTTAGCCACAGTATATGCCACACTGCGCGATCCCGGATTAGTACGAGATGACTTAATTACCATTTTTTCCGCCTTTTATCGCCACGCCCCTTGGGTGAGAATTTGCGAAAGTGGCATTTATCCTCAAACCAAGTGGGCGTGTGGTAGCAATCTTTGTTACATCGGCGTAGAAGTAGATCCACGCACAGGTCGAGTCATAGTCATGTCAGCCATTGACAACCTGATTAAAGGACAGGCGGGACAAGCAATACAGTGTTTGAACCTGATGATGGGCTGGGATGAAACCTTGGGTTTACCCAAAGTCGGATTTTATCCATAA
- a CDS encoding DUF5615 family PIN-like protein, which yields MDVTTTSEQGLISVSDQVQLEFSLSQGRVIFTQDTDFLRLDQSNINHLGIIYCPQQTKSIGQIIQGLVLIWELLEPEEMLGHIEYL from the coding sequence ATTGATGTAACAACGACTTCCGAGCAAGGGCTTATTTCTGTATCTGATCAAGTTCAGTTAGAATTTTCTCTTTCGCAAGGAAGAGTTATTTTTACTCAGGACACAGATTTTTTGCGATTAGATCAATCCAATATAAATCATCTAGGGATTATTTATTGTCCTCAACAGACTAAATCTATTGGACAAATTATTCAGGGCTTAGTATTAATTTGGGAGTTGCTAGAACCTGAAGAAATGTTGGGACATATTGAATATTTATGA
- a CDS encoding DUF433 domain-containing protein, producing MNTVVINNHIEITPGICGSKPRIAGHRIKVQNIVLWYERMGMSPDEIVYHYPSISLADVHAALAYYYDHIEEIRKDIEDDEVFARETKAKTPSLVQQKLQKSHGLRN from the coding sequence ATGAATACAGTAGTAATTAATAATCATATTGAAATTACGCCAGGGATATGTGGTAGCAAACCTCGCATTGCTGGACATCGAATTAAAGTCCAAAATATCGTCCTATGGTATGAACGAATGGGAATGTCACCAGATGAAATTGTTTATCACTATCCCAGTATTAGTTTAGCTGATGTTCATGCAGCATTAGCTTATTATTATGATCATATTGAAGAAATTAGAAAAGATATAGAAGACGATGAAGTATTTGCTAGAGAAACGAAAGCGAAAACGCCTTCTTTAGTGCAGCAAAAACTTCAAAAAAGTCATGGCTTGAGAAATTAA